Proteins from one Microbacterium sp. Root553 genomic window:
- a CDS encoding SLC13 family permease, which translates to MSATRRRLGTGTIIVLALIAVAAVCIVSGILPPTDAEALGARIAPVLGFVIAITIVAELARDAAVFDVVAQRLARWGHGRVILLWVSVVVLAVISTVFLSLDTTAVIVTPVVVVLAQSVGIPPLPFALVTVWLANTASLALPVSNLTNLLAARAIGDDPLSFLALSWAPTLVGVLVPVLILTLRHRRTLFGDYRVPSGGQPSDRVLFWGAAATLLLLMPLLALTHEVWIPATVAAVILVILFGIRRRHVLRLSLVPWQAIGLAAALFVVVEAAHANGLLDFLSVLATSGHAPGELLRLSAAGALAANGVNNLPAYLILEPTAGDPVALMALLIGVNLGPLITPWASLATLLWHHRVVSLGVEIRWGSLMLWGAIVAVPTVVVATLVLALVSG; encoded by the coding sequence GTGAGTGCAACGCGACGCCGACTCGGCACGGGGACGATCATCGTTCTGGCGCTCATCGCCGTGGCGGCGGTGTGCATCGTCTCCGGCATCCTTCCTCCCACGGATGCCGAGGCACTCGGCGCCCGCATCGCTCCGGTGCTCGGGTTCGTCATCGCGATCACGATCGTCGCCGAACTCGCACGGGACGCGGCGGTCTTCGATGTCGTGGCGCAGCGCCTCGCGCGCTGGGGGCATGGCCGGGTCATCCTGCTGTGGGTGTCGGTGGTGGTGCTCGCGGTCATCAGCACCGTGTTCCTCTCGCTCGACACGACGGCGGTGATCGTGACGCCGGTGGTCGTCGTGCTCGCGCAGAGCGTCGGCATCCCGCCCCTGCCCTTCGCCCTCGTCACGGTGTGGCTGGCGAACACGGCATCGCTGGCCCTGCCCGTCTCGAACCTCACCAACCTGCTGGCGGCGCGCGCGATCGGCGATGACCCTTTGTCGTTCCTCGCGCTGAGCTGGGCGCCGACGCTCGTCGGTGTGCTCGTGCCCGTGCTGATCCTCACCCTGCGCCACCGACGCACCCTGTTCGGCGACTACCGGGTGCCCTCGGGTGGACAGCCCTCCGACCGCGTGCTGTTCTGGGGCGCTGCCGCGACGCTGCTGCTGCTCATGCCGCTGCTCGCCCTCACTCACGAGGTGTGGATCCCCGCCACGGTCGCCGCCGTCATCCTCGTCATCCTGTTCGGCATTCGCCGCCGTCACGTGCTGCGCCTGTCGCTCGTGCCCTGGCAGGCGATCGGCCTCGCGGCGGCGCTGTTCGTGGTGGTCGAAGCGGCGCACGCGAACGGGCTCCTCGACTTCCTGTCGGTGCTGGCCACGAGCGGCCATGCCCCCGGCGAGCTGCTGCGGCTCTCGGCGGCCGGCGCGCTCGCGGCGAACGGGGTCAACAACCTGCCCGCCTATCTGATCCTCGAGCCGACGGCGGGTGATCCGGTCGCCCTGATGGCATTGCTGATCGGAGTGAACCTCGGCCCGCTCATCACGCCATGGGCGTCGCTCGCCACCCTGCTGTGGCACCACAGGGTGGTGTCGCTCGGTGTCGAGATCCGTTGGGGGAGCCTCATGCTCTGGGGCGCGATCGTGGCCGTGCCGACCGTGGTGGTGGCGACGCTCGTGCTCGCGCTCGTCTCGGGCTGA
- the kdpC gene encoding potassium-transporting ATPase subunit KdpC, protein MSSSRTTARTVGVAVRTMLVLTLVLGVGYTLVVTGIGQLLLPFQANGSPLADGKGSSLIGQSFTDADGEALPQYFQSRPSAAGDGYDGAGSSGSNLGPENPDLVASIGERRAAIAARDGVAEADVPADAVTASGSGLDPHISVAYALLQVPRVAAERGLDEQRVRDLVESRIQGRDLGFLGEEHINVAELNLALDEQEG, encoded by the coding sequence ATGTCCTCCTCCCGCACCACGGCACGCACCGTCGGGGTCGCCGTCCGCACGATGCTCGTGCTCACCCTCGTGCTCGGCGTCGGCTACACGCTCGTCGTCACCGGCATCGGCCAGCTACTGCTGCCGTTCCAGGCCAACGGCTCGCCACTGGCCGACGGAAAGGGCAGTTCGCTGATCGGACAGTCCTTCACGGATGCCGACGGCGAGGCCCTGCCGCAGTACTTCCAGTCGCGCCCCTCCGCCGCCGGCGACGGCTATGACGGCGCCGGATCGAGCGGCAGCAACCTCGGCCCCGAGAACCCCGACCTCGTCGCATCGATCGGCGAGCGCAGGGCGGCCATCGCCGCGCGCGACGGCGTGGCGGAGGCCGATGTGCCCGCCGATGCCGTGACCGCATCCGGCTCGGGCCTCGACCCGCACATCAGCGTCGCCTACGCCCTGCTGCAGGTGCCGCGGGTCGCAGCCGAACGCGGCCTCGACGAGCAGAGGGTGCGCGACCTCGTGGAGTCTAGGATTCAAGGGCGGGATCTGGGATTCCTCGGCGAAGAGCACATCAACGTCGCCGAACTCAATCTCGCGCTCGACGAGCAGGAGGGCTGA
- the kdpB gene encoding potassium-transporting ATPase subunit KdpB, with amino-acid sequence MTLITTPPEQQDAAASAPAEPPRSFGWAQLTQALPGALRKLNPASLVRNPVMLLVWVGAAFTTVLAIAEPFLGGPADSGGTPVPAPFTWGIAIWLWLTVLFANVAESVAEGRGKAQAASLRKTRTSTMARRVVRYDATADATAERTETADVSSAELQRDDVVIVTAGDLIPGDGDIIAGIATVDESAITGESAPVIRESGGDRSAVTGGTRVLSDRIVVRITSKPGETFVDRMIALVEGASRQRTPNEIALNILLASLSIVFVVVVLALNPIASYAASPVSIPVLIALLVCLIPTTIGALLSAIGIAGMDRLVQRNVLAMSGRAVEAAGDVTTLLLDKTGTITYGNRRAHEVLRLGGVETDELLRIAALSSLADPTPEGASIVELAKSRGIHVEEPADAVVVPFTAQTRMSGLDLADGTQIRKGAGSAITTWLGLDTDAELTGLVDGVASSGGTPLVVAVKHGPTAATATATAAPSAASSNRMAEGIADGGSDAVTPSADRGTVSHPATATATGAGEVLGVVHLKDIVKDGLRERFEELRSMGIRTVMITGDNPLTAAAIAKEAGVDDFLAEATPEQKLELIKREQQGGRLVAMTGDGTNDAPALAQADVGVAMNTGTSAAKEAGNMVDLDSDPTKLIDIVRIGKQLLITRGALTTFSLANDIAKYFAIIPAMFMGVFPGLAALNIMQLHSPASAVTSAIIFNAIVIVFLIPLALRGVKYRPASASQILQRNLLVYGLGGVIAPFLGIKLIDLVITLIPGF; translated from the coding sequence ATGACACTCATCACCACGCCCCCAGAACAGCAGGATGCTGCGGCATCCGCCCCCGCAGAACCGCCGCGCTCGTTCGGCTGGGCACAGCTGACGCAGGCACTGCCTGGTGCGCTGCGCAAGCTCAACCCCGCCTCTCTCGTGCGCAACCCCGTGATGCTGCTCGTCTGGGTCGGCGCCGCGTTCACCACCGTGCTCGCGATCGCCGAGCCGTTCCTCGGCGGCCCCGCCGACTCGGGCGGAACTCCGGTGCCCGCGCCCTTCACCTGGGGCATCGCGATCTGGCTGTGGCTGACCGTGCTGTTCGCGAACGTCGCCGAATCGGTGGCCGAGGGTCGCGGCAAGGCCCAGGCCGCGAGCCTGCGCAAGACCCGCACCAGCACCATGGCCCGACGCGTCGTGCGGTATGACGCGACAGCGGATGCGACGGCCGAGCGCACCGAGACTGCGGACGTCTCGTCGGCCGAGCTGCAGCGCGACGACGTCGTGATCGTCACGGCCGGCGACCTGATCCCGGGCGACGGCGACATCATCGCGGGCATCGCCACCGTCGACGAGTCCGCCATCACCGGAGAGAGCGCCCCCGTCATCCGCGAATCCGGTGGCGACCGCAGCGCCGTCACCGGCGGCACCCGCGTGCTGTCGGATCGCATCGTCGTGCGCATCACCTCGAAGCCCGGCGAGACGTTCGTCGACCGCATGATCGCCCTCGTCGAGGGCGCCAGCCGTCAGCGCACGCCGAACGAGATCGCGCTGAACATCCTGCTCGCGAGCCTGTCGATCGTGTTCGTCGTCGTGGTGCTCGCGCTCAACCCGATCGCCTCGTACGCGGCGTCGCCCGTCAGCATCCCGGTGCTGATCGCCCTGCTCGTCTGCCTGATCCCGACGACGATCGGCGCCCTGCTCTCGGCCATCGGCATCGCCGGCATGGACCGTCTCGTGCAGCGCAACGTGCTCGCGATGTCGGGCCGCGCGGTCGAGGCCGCGGGAGACGTGACGACCCTGCTGCTCGACAAGACCGGCACCATCACCTACGGCAACCGCCGCGCCCACGAGGTGCTGCGACTCGGAGGCGTCGAGACCGACGAGCTGCTCCGCATCGCGGCCCTGTCGTCGCTCGCAGATCCGACCCCCGAGGGGGCATCGATCGTCGAGCTGGCGAAGAGCCGCGGCATCCACGTCGAAGAGCCGGCGGATGCCGTCGTCGTGCCGTTCACCGCGCAGACCCGCATGTCGGGTCTCGATCTCGCCGACGGCACCCAAATTCGCAAGGGTGCTGGATCGGCCATCACCACCTGGCTCGGACTCGACACGGATGCCGAGCTGACCGGCCTCGTCGACGGCGTGGCCTCGAGCGGCGGAACTCCGCTTGTGGTCGCCGTGAAGCACGGTCCCACTGCCGCCACGGCCACCGCCACCGCAGCCCCTTCTGCCGCTTCATCGAACCGGATGGCTGAAGGAATCGCGGATGGCGGGTCGGATGCCGTCACCCCGTCCGCCGACCGGGGAACCGTCAGCCACCCAGCGACAGCGACAGCGACGGGCGCCGGCGAGGTCCTCGGCGTCGTGCACCTCAAGGACATCGTGAAGGACGGCCTGCGCGAGCGGTTCGAGGAACTGCGCAGCATGGGCATCCGCACGGTCATGATCACGGGCGACAACCCGCTGACCGCCGCCGCGATCGCCAAGGAGGCGGGCGTCGACGACTTTCTCGCCGAGGCCACACCCGAGCAGAAGCTCGAGCTGATCAAACGCGAGCAGCAGGGCGGCCGGCTCGTCGCCATGACCGGCGACGGCACGAACGATGCCCCCGCTCTCGCCCAGGCCGACGTCGGCGTCGCGATGAACACCGGCACGTCGGCCGCGAAGGAGGCCGGCAACATGGTCGACCTCGACTCGGACCCGACCAAGCTCATCGACATCGTGCGCATCGGCAAGCAGCTGCTCATCACCCGAGGGGCGCTCACGACGTTCTCGCTCGCGAACGACATCGCCAAGTACTTCGCCATCATCCCGGCGATGTTCATGGGCGTCTTCCCCGGACTCGCGGCGCTGAACATCATGCAGCTGCATTCGCCGGCATCCGCGGTCACCAGCGCCATCATCTTCAACGCGATCGTGATCGTCTTCCTCATTCCGCTGGCGCTGCGGGGCGTGAAGTACCGACCGGCGAGCGCGTCGCAGATCCTGCAGCGCAACCTGCTCGTCTACGGCCTCGGCGGGGTGATCGCGCCGTTCCTCGGCATCAAGCTGATCGACCTCGTCATCACCCTCATCCCCGGTTTCTGA
- a CDS encoding potassium-transporting ATPase subunit F → MIVFEIIAAALAVAAVVYLVVALVAPEKF, encoded by the coding sequence GTGATCGTCTTCGAGATCATCGCCGCCGCCCTCGCCGTGGCCGCCGTCGTCTATCTCGTGGTGGCTCTCGTCGCCCCGGAGAAGTTCTGA
- the kdpA gene encoding potassium-transporting ATPase subunit KdpA: MSTGAELWFGALQAAVLLVALVLLYRPVGDYMARVFRTPRDLKLERGVYRLIGVNPESEQTWRAYARGVLAFSVVGLLLVYGLQRLQAFLPQSLGLPAVPEGLAFNTAASFVANTNWQSYSPEQTMGYTVQLAGLTVQNFVSAAVGLAVAVALIRGFARRGSTTIGNFWVDVIRGLGRILLPIALLAAIALIAGGVVQNFAGFTDVTTVSGGTQTIPGGPVASQEAIKLLGTNGGGFFNANSAHPFENPTGWTNLLQILLILVIPFSLPRTFGRMIGDHRQGYAIAAVMGTIFLVSTFALSALELAGRGSAPELAGAAMEGKEVRFGILGSTLFGSASTLTSTGAVNSMHDSYTALGGMMPMLNMMLGEVAPGGVGTGLYGMLVLAIIAVFVGGLLVGRTPEYLGKRIGPKEIKLASLYILVTPTLVLAGTALSFAIPGIRADVEATSILNPGVHGMSEVLYAFTSAANNNGSAFAGLTANTPWFNTALGVAMLLGRFIPIVLVLALAGSFAAQQRVPENTGTLPTHRPQFVGLLTAVAVIITALTYFPVLALGPLAEGLV; the protein is encoded by the coding sequence ATGTCGACAGGCGCCGAACTCTGGTTCGGCGCCCTGCAGGCCGCGGTCCTCCTCGTGGCGCTCGTGCTGCTGTACCGCCCGGTCGGCGACTACATGGCCCGCGTCTTCCGCACACCCCGTGACCTCAAGCTCGAGCGCGGCGTGTACCGCCTGATCGGCGTGAACCCGGAATCCGAGCAGACCTGGCGGGCCTACGCCCGCGGTGTCCTCGCCTTCTCGGTCGTCGGTCTGCTGCTCGTCTACGGCCTGCAGCGGCTGCAGGCGTTCCTGCCCCAGTCGCTCGGACTGCCGGCCGTGCCCGAAGGCCTCGCCTTCAACACCGCGGCGTCCTTCGTCGCGAACACCAACTGGCAGTCGTACTCGCCCGAGCAGACGATGGGCTACACAGTGCAGCTCGCCGGTCTCACGGTGCAGAACTTCGTCTCGGCGGCCGTGGGCCTCGCCGTCGCCGTCGCCCTCATCCGTGGATTCGCCCGCCGCGGGTCGACGACGATCGGCAACTTCTGGGTCGACGTGATCCGTGGACTCGGCCGCATCCTGCTGCCGATCGCGCTGCTCGCCGCGATCGCCCTGATCGCGGGCGGTGTCGTGCAGAACTTCGCCGGCTTCACCGATGTGACGACCGTCTCTGGCGGCACGCAGACCATCCCCGGCGGGCCTGTCGCCTCGCAGGAGGCCATCAAGCTCCTCGGCACGAACGGCGGCGGCTTCTTCAACGCCAACTCCGCGCATCCGTTCGAGAACCCGACCGGGTGGACCAACCTGCTGCAGATCCTGCTGATCCTGGTGATCCCGTTCTCCCTCCCCCGCACGTTCGGACGCATGATCGGCGACCACCGTCAGGGCTATGCGATCGCCGCGGTGATGGGCACGATCTTCCTCGTCTCGACCTTCGCGCTCTCGGCGCTCGAGCTCGCCGGCCGCGGTTCGGCACCCGAGCTCGCCGGCGCCGCGATGGAGGGCAAGGAGGTGCGCTTCGGCATCCTCGGATCGACGCTGTTCGGCAGCGCCAGCACGCTGACCTCGACCGGTGCGGTCAACTCGATGCACGACTCGTACACGGCACTCGGCGGCATGATGCCGATGCTCAACATGATGCTCGGCGAGGTCGCCCCCGGCGGCGTCGGCACGGGCCTCTACGGCATGCTCGTGCTCGCGATCATCGCGGTGTTCGTCGGCGGACTGCTGGTCGGCCGCACGCCCGAGTACCTCGGCAAGCGCATCGGCCCGAAGGAGATCAAGCTCGCGAGCCTGTACATCCTCGTGACGCCCACCCTCGTGCTGGCCGGCACGGCGCTGAGCTTCGCGATACCCGGCATCCGGGCGGATGTCGAGGCGACCAGCATCCTGAACCCCGGCGTGCACGGCATGAGCGAGGTGCTCTACGCCTTCACATCGGCGGCGAACAACAACGGCTCCGCCTTCGCCGGCCTCACGGCGAACACCCCGTGGTTCAACACCGCGCTCGGCGTCGCGATGCTGCTCGGACGATTCATCCCGATCGTGCTCGTGCTGGCTCTCGCCGGATCATTCGCCGCACAGCAGCGCGTGCCGGAGAACACCGGAACGCTGCCCACGCACCGACCGCAGTTCGTCGGCCTCCTCACCGCCGTCGCGGTCATCATCACCGCACTCACGTACTTCCCCGTGCTCGCACTGGGACCCCTCGCTGAAGGACTCGTCTGA